CCGGCCCTCGGCCGCCAGCCCGGTGAGCAGGTTGCGGATCCACAGCACGCCCTCCGGGTCGAGCCCGTTGACCGGCTCGTCCAGCATGATCGTCGCCGGGTCGCCGAGCAGTGCCGCGGCGATGCCCAGCCGCTGGCCCATGCCCAGCGAGAACGCCCCGGCCCGGCGGCGCGCCACCGACTGGAGGCCGGTCAGCTCGATGACCTCCTCCACCCGCCGGCGCGGGATGCCGTGGGTCAGCGCCAGCGAGTTGAGGTGGTTGAAGGCCGAGCGGCCCGGGTGGATCGACTTCGCCTCCAGCAGCGCGCCGACCTCCTGCAGCGGGGCGGTGTGCTCGGCGTAGCGGCGGCCGTTGACCGTGACCGAACCGCTGCTGGGCGCGTCCAGGCCGACGATCATGCGCATCGTGGTGGACTTGCCGGCGCCGTTGGGACCGAGGAAGCCGGTCACCGTGCCCGGCCTGACGGTGAAGTCCAGCCGGTCCACCGCCGTCTTCTCCCCGTACCGCTTGGTCAGCTGCTGCGCCTCGATCATCGGGTGCTTCCCCTCGGTCCTGGCCGCCGGAGCGTTCCGGCGGCCCTGCCCGCAAGGCTAGGAGCCGATGATCGGGAGGCCCGTAGTACTCGGGTTCCATCCTGGGGAGGGCGGTGGTACCGCGGTACTACGCGGATGCGCGGGGGAGCCCCCGGCCTCCGGTGCCACGACAGGTCAGCGCGCCCCGGCCGGGCCGACCCTGACGGACCCGAGGCTGGAGACGCCGGGCCAGCCCTGGTACGCGGGGACCACGAAGTCGAACTGGTAGCTGCCGGCCGCGGCCTTCGCGATGGTGTAGGCGAAGTCGTCCCGGCTGTCGGTCCGACCCCGGTACAGCACGCGCCAACCGGCGCCGACGCGCTGCTCGACCAGGATCGGGCGGTGCGCGGGCCCGGTGGCCCCACCGGTGAACGCCATCGGCCGGCCGCCCGCGAGGGAGTAGCTGACCGCCCAGTGCAGCCGGGTGAGGTGGCCGGTGGCGGCCTGCGCCGGGGTCGCCGCCAGGGTGGCGGGCGCCAACGCGGCGGCCAGGGACAACAGCCCTGCCGCGATCCGGTGGTTTCGTCGCACGAGTGGCCTTTCAGTGGAGGGATGTTCCAAATGACAGGCTTCCTATCGGATCTCCCCACCATCCGCAAACCCCCTGCCGACCCGCGCCCCGGCCGGGCATACCCGGTTGATCCGGGTGAAACTGACATAATTTCCTGGAATTGGCCAAGACCTGCCGCCACTGATCGGGACACCATGCACCAGTCCGGCCCGAGCCGACGCAGCCCGCTCCGCAGTGGAGCGGGCACCGCCTCCGTCCCGACCGGGGCGTTCACCGGATGAGGCCGCGACTCGGCAGTGCCCGGCTGCGGCGCCTGCGCCGTCCGCTGTCGCTGCTGCTCGTCGTCGCGGTGCTGTGCGGCGCCGGGGTCGGGCTCTACCTCAACGAGCGCAGCAGTCGGCAGCAGATCACCGTCGTCGGCAGCCCCGCCACCGCCGACTGGATCGAACTCGACGTCACCGCCCAGGGCGTGGACACCTCCGCGCTCGAACTCGCGCTGTCGGTCACGGCGATCCCGCACGGCAGGTTCTCCGAGGACCCGGACTCGCCGGACTCGCCGGGCTCGTTGGTCTTCGCCAAGAACGTCGAGATCACCACGGTCTCGCTGAACACCACCACCTTCCACACCACGCCCGGCGCACCCGCCCCGCTGCAGGTGGTCAGCGCCGGGCTGTACGACGGCACCCCGACCGACTACCCGTTCGACCGCTACGACATCTCGGTCGGCTGGATCGCCACCCTGGACGGTCATGAGGTGCCGCTGGCCGTCACCTTCAGCGACTCCGACCCCTTCTTCGTGGTCCGCCCCGGCCGGACTGCGACGGCCGGTCAGTTCGCCAGGCTGGACGCCCGTGCCAGCCGCTCGCGCGGCACGTTCATCCTCGCCTGGTTCATGATGATCGCGATGTGGGCGCTGGCGCTGGCGGTGCTCGGGGGAGCCGAGGTCCTGGCCCGGCGCCGGCAGGGGATGGTGTGGCCGGCCCTGGGCTGGATGGCGGCCACCCTCTTCGCCCTCGTCGGCCTGCGCAACGCCGCGCCCGGCGGGCCGCCGATCGGCTCGCTCATGGACTACGTCGCCTTCTTCTGGGCCGAGGGGATCATCGCCGCCGGCCTTGCCTGCACCGCCGCCCTGGGCGTCCGCAACGAGCGCCGGTCCATCGCCGCGGACAAGCCCGCGCCGAGCTGAGCGCCCGCCCGCCCGGCGGGGGCGGTGAGCGGGGCGGGGAGCGGTGCGGGGATCGGTGAGTGGGCGTCATATGCCCGAAATCGGTCCTGTCAGCTGGTTCAGTGAACTCCCAGGAATCTCCCCGGAATGCACACTTCCGAACTCTTGTCATGCCCACTGCGACTCATGCAGGCTGTGTGCGCCACCCGGGATCACGGGCCGCTTCGGACGGCCCCCCATCCCCGGTCCGACCGGCGCCGATCGGTGCCCGCCACAGGGAGACCCCCATGTCCCAGAGAACCGCTGCCCGCCTCCTCGCCATATCCGCCGGCCTCGCCACCGTAGCCGCGCTCGCGACCCCCACCGCGTTCGCCGCCGCCCCCGCCGCGCACCACAGGCACGCCGCGCAGGTCAGCGCCTCGCTGGCGCGCCAGGAGAGTCACAACCTGCGCCTCGGCCACCGGTCGAGGCGGAACGACACGGTCACCTCCGGCAACTGGTCCGGCTACGCGGCCACCGGAGCCTCCGGCAGCTACACCTCGGTCACCTCCTCCTGGGTCCAGCCCTCGGTGAGCTGCGGCTCGCAGGACACCTACTCCTCGTTCTGGGTCGGGCTCGACGGGTACGACAACTCCGCCCTGGAGCAGACCGGGACCGAGGCCGACTGCATCGACGGCCAGGCCGAGTACGGCGCCTGGTGGGAGGTGCTGCCCGCCTCCGAGAGCCCGTGGTCGGTCACCGTCGAACCCGGCGACCAGCTGACCGCGACCGTCACCGACAACGGCGACGGCACCTTCACCATGACCCTGGCCGACAGCACCCAGGGCTGGAACCAGACGACCACCCAGCAGGGCTCCTCGGGCTACCAGGACAGCTCCGCCGAGGTCATCGCCGAGGCCACCGACGTCGACGGCCAGATCGCCGACCTCTCCGACTTCGGCAGCGTGGACTTCACCGGCTCGGACGCCAACGGCAACGCGCTCGACAGCTACTCGCCGACCGGCATCGTCATGCAGAACCAGAGCAGCGGCGACACCACGGCCCAGCCCGGTGCGATCTCCGACGGCGCCTTCACCGACACCTGGGAGAGCTCCAACTGACCTGACCCCGGTCGGAGGACCGCCCCGGTCGCGCCGGATCCGGACGGCGCGACCGGGGTCCGATCAGGCGCTGACCAGGGCGGATGTCCATCGGTGCACAGCTGGCTGGGAGTTTGCTGAAAGAAGTCGGGGAATATCGGCCCCGCGACGCAACCCGCGCGGTTCGGCCGACGTCCCTAACAGCGAACACATGCTCGGCAGCATGTCGTACCGATAGCAGGAGGAAGCAATGAACACCCTCAAGACGCTCGTCAGCCGCAGGGCCGGGGCAGCGGCGGCCGTCGCCGCCATCGCCGTCGGTGGCCTCGCGGTCGGCGCGGGGACCGCCTCGGCCAAGTCGGTCCTCGACATCGGCGTGAGCAGCCACAATGTCGCGCTCGGCCACTACGTCCACGTCAGCGCCTCGGGCAGCACCGACGCCTTCGGCCCGACGCCGATACAGCTGTGCATCGACGAGCGGGTCGGCGCGGGCGCCTGGAAGCAGATCGCCTGCAGCTCCAAGGACGGCCTGGGGCTGAACGTCCGGGCGCAGCACCGGGGCGAGATCCAGTTCCGCTCGCAGCTCGTCGGCGTCTTCAGCGCCCACCACCGCGTGGTGGACCGCACCTCCGCCACGGACGCGGTGCGGGTGCGCTGACCGACGGAGGTGCGGCTTTCCGTGGCGGCCGGTGCCTTCCGGGCCTGCCGCGGAGAGTCGGCCCGGCCCGGCGTCAGCAGACGTCCGGGCCATCGACCTCCCCCATCGGCTGTGCACAGGACCGGCCCGCCAGGGGTGCGGAATCCGGCGCTCGCCGAGTCCATCCGGTCGACCTGCTCTGCGTCTCTCCGGGGCCGGCGGGCTCAAATCCGGGAATTCACACCTGGCCAGGCCGGTATTCGGCGGCGCAGCGCGACCGCCGCCAGCTGTTCACCTGCATAATGCATCCAGTCAATCTTCGCCAGGCTTGTCTGGACAAGAGTGCGGCGTGCCGTCCCCCGCGGCACACCAGTCACTCCCCCCAGGAGCAGTCCCCATGGCCTCGACCCCGCAGCCGCCCGCCGGGCAGCCCTCCGACGCAGCGTCAGACCCCGCGTCCGCGAGTGCCCTCGGCCGCCGCCGGTTCCTGTCCTTCGCCGCCGGTGCGGCCGCCGTGGGCGCCGGCGCGGCCGCCGTGTCCGTCGCCGCGGCCCCCCGCGCGGACGCGGCGACGACCGCCGGGCAGTCGGCCGCGAAGAAGCCGTCCACCGGCGTGCCGCCGCAGCGCTCGCTGACGCACACCATCAAGGACGCGAAGCACATCGTGATCCTGATGCAGGAGAACCGCAGCTTCGACCACTACTACGGCACGCTCAAGGGCGTCCGCGGCTTCGGCGACCAGGCGACGATCCTGCTGTCCGGCGGCAACAGCGTCTTCAACCAGCCCAACGGGG
The Streptacidiphilus albus JL83 genome window above contains:
- a CDS encoding ABC transporter ATP-binding protein, with product MIEAQQLTKRYGEKTAVDRLDFTVRPGTVTGFLGPNGAGKSTTMRMIVGLDAPSSGSVTVNGRRYAEHTAPLQEVGALLEAKSIHPGRSAFNHLNSLALTHGIPRRRVEEVIELTGLQSVARRRAGAFSLGMGQRLGIAAALLGDPATIMLDEPVNGLDPEGVLWIRNLLTGLAAEGRTVFVSSHLMSEMALTADHLIVVGRGRLLADTTVKDLIRQSGGDTVKVASSDPARLREVLAGPGVEITGRSGSEELEVTGLAARAIGLKAAEHGIALFELSTKGVSLEEAFMELTRDDVEYHGSTTVPSVHHAEAAEPVGSAA
- a CDS encoding G1 family glutamic endopeptidase — translated: MSQRTAARLLAISAGLATVAALATPTAFAAAPAAHHRHAAQVSASLARQESHNLRLGHRSRRNDTVTSGNWSGYAATGASGSYTSVTSSWVQPSVSCGSQDTYSSFWVGLDGYDNSALEQTGTEADCIDGQAEYGAWWEVLPASESPWSVTVEPGDQLTATVTDNGDGTFTMTLADSTQGWNQTTTQQGSSGYQDSSAEVIAEATDVDGQIADLSDFGSVDFTGSDANGNALDSYSPTGIVMQNQSSGDTTAQPGAISDGAFTDTWESSN
- a CDS encoding DUF4436 family protein, which produces MRPRLGSARLRRLRRPLSLLLVVAVLCGAGVGLYLNERSSRQQITVVGSPATADWIELDVTAQGVDTSALELALSVTAIPHGRFSEDPDSPDSPGSLVFAKNVEITTVSLNTTTFHTTPGAPAPLQVVSAGLYDGTPTDYPFDRYDISVGWIATLDGHEVPLAVTFSDSDPFFVVRPGRTATAGQFARLDARASRSRGTFILAWFMMIAMWALALAVLGGAEVLARRRQGMVWPALGWMAATLFALVGLRNAAPGGPPIGSLMDYVAFFWAEGIIAAGLACTAALGVRNERRSIAADKPAPS